In one Geoglobus acetivorans genomic region, the following are encoded:
- a CDS encoding 2-amino-3,7-dideoxy-D-threo-hept-6-ulosonate synthase produces the protein MQGKKRRLKRIMKNGRAIIIPMDHGMTKPENGLEDVDRIIAMLDGIADAFILHKGMAKNSSMVEELESALIIHLSASTYLSPDPLDKRVITSVEKAIQLGADAVSVHVNIGCERDIEQIREASLISEKCDDYGMPLLVMAYPRGVGINEFGADEIKLAVRVANEIGADIVKTNYTGDAESFRDVLKFSKVPVVIAGGSKTDEASLLKTIEEAISAGAGGVAIGRNVFQSRNPRNLAMKISEIVHGVIYERGMVNR, from the coding sequence TTGCAGGGAAAAAAACGAAGGTTGAAAAGGATAATGAAAAACGGTAGAGCCATAATAATACCTATGGATCACGGAATGACTAAACCGGAAAATGGGCTTGAGGATGTGGACAGAATTATCGCAATGCTTGATGGCATTGCAGATGCGTTCATTCTTCACAAGGGTATGGCAAAAAACTCCAGCATGGTGGAAGAGCTTGAATCGGCTCTCATTATCCATCTCTCTGCATCCACATATCTCAGCCCCGACCCCTTAGACAAGAGGGTGATCACGAGCGTTGAAAAGGCCATACAGCTTGGGGCAGATGCGGTTAGCGTTCACGTAAACATCGGGTGTGAGAGGGATATAGAGCAGATACGGGAAGCCTCACTCATCTCCGAAAAATGCGACGATTATGGAATGCCGTTGCTTGTGATGGCTTACCCGAGAGGTGTGGGGATAAACGAGTTCGGTGCCGATGAAATCAAGCTTGCTGTGAGGGTTGCAAATGAAATAGGTGCGGACATCGTTAAAACCAACTACACCGGTGATGCTGAATCCTTCAGGGATGTGCTGAAGTTCTCAAAGGTCCCAGTTGTGATAGCCGGTGGAAGCAAGACCGATGAGGCATCCCTGCTGAAGACGATTGAGGAGGCGATATCTGCCGGTGCTGGAGGAGTAGCAATAGGCAGAAATGTTTTTCAAAGCAGAAATCCAAGAAATCTTGCGATGAAAATCTCTGAAATAGTTCATGGTGTGATATATGAAAGAGGTATGGTTAATCGATAA
- a CDS encoding fibrillarin-like rRNA/tRNA 2'-O-methyltransferase, which yields MSSFQGSEIAHNVFMAEIEGRKRIFTKSAYPPHYGERKVGEYREWIPQRSKLGALYMKGYSIDFGENIRLLYLGAASGTTVSHLSDILDSGIIYAVEYSAKPFQKFLKLAMERKNIISILGDASQPEMYSGIVEKVDFIYQDIAQRNQVEIFRKNFEFFAEENAEGLIFVKARSIDSTKEPKEIYGEVIRKLEDGFEILKHASLEPYHRDHIFIHVRWRG from the coding sequence ATGAGCAGCTTTCAAGGAAGTGAGATTGCCCATAATGTGTTTATGGCGGAAATTGAAGGAAGAAAGAGGATTTTCACAAAATCTGCATATCCCCCGCACTACGGGGAAAGGAAAGTGGGCGAATACCGGGAGTGGATACCCCAGCGGAGCAAGCTTGGCGCACTTTACATGAAAGGCTATAGCATTGATTTTGGAGAAAATATCAGGCTCCTGTATCTCGGGGCTGCAAGCGGAACTACCGTTAGCCACCTTTCGGATATACTTGATTCCGGGATAATCTATGCGGTGGAGTATTCTGCGAAGCCGTTTCAGAAGTTTCTGAAGCTTGCGATGGAGAGGAAGAACATAATCTCAATTCTCGGAGATGCTTCCCAGCCAGAGATGTACAGCGGGATTGTCGAGAAGGTGGACTTCATCTACCAGGACATAGCTCAGAGGAATCAGGTCGAAATATTCAGAAAGAATTTCGAGTTTTTTGCAGAAGAAAATGCTGAGGGTCTGATTTTTGTTAAGGCGAGGAGCATCGACTCGACAAAAGAGCCTAAGGAAATTTACGGGGAAGTAATCCGCAAACTTGAGGATGGTTTTGAGATACTAAAGCATGCGAGCCTCGAGCCATACCACAGGGACCACATATTCATTCACGTGAGGTGGAGAGGTTGA
- a CDS encoding CBS domain-containing protein, protein MFYEIEEIKRRRKKLGITQKKLAELVGVSQPLIARIESGDLDPKLSLVKKIFEVLGELEGRGITAKKIMTTDIIFASPDELIVDTIDVMREKGISQLPVVKDGANLGCITESSILRVIMMKGLDGCEDMRVRDVMEEPLPEISPNESLDSISKMLLNNPALLVVEEGKIVGIVTKHDVMKAMREK, encoded by the coding sequence ATGTTTTATGAAATTGAGGAGATCAAGCGAAGACGGAAAAAGCTTGGCATCACTCAGAAAAAGCTCGCAGAACTTGTGGGCGTCAGTCAGCCGCTCATAGCGAGGATTGAAAGCGGCGATCTCGATCCCAAACTGTCTCTCGTGAAAAAAATTTTTGAGGTCCTCGGGGAGCTTGAGGGCAGAGGCATAACTGCGAAAAAGATTATGACGACCGACATCATTTTCGCCAGTCCTGATGAACTGATTGTGGACACAATCGACGTTATGCGGGAGAAGGGAATCTCTCAGTTACCGGTAGTGAAGGATGGGGCGAATCTCGGATGCATCACTGAAAGCTCGATTCTCAGGGTCATCATGATGAAGGGGCTCGATGGCTGTGAAGACATGCGTGTCAGGGATGTGATGGAAGAACCCCTGCCGGAGATCTCACCTAATGAGTCCCTGGACAGCATCTCAAAAATGCTTTTAAATAACCCCGCTCTCCTTGTGGTTGAAGAGGGCAAGATAGTGGGGATAGTTACCAAACACGATGTCATGAAGGCCATGAGGGAGAAATGA
- a CDS encoding cation transporter — protein MVEIKVKLELSGLTCHGCVMTVRNVLTKEGAKVLSIDLKSAEIEVDGDVEKYLKAIEKFGYSAKVVATE, from the coding sequence GTGGTTGAAATTAAGGTGAAACTTGAGCTTTCAGGACTGACCTGCCACGGATGTGTTATGACAGTCAGGAACGTTCTCACAAAGGAGGGCGCCAAAGTACTGTCCATAGACCTGAAGTCTGCTGAGATAGAAGTCGATGGTGATGTCGAGAAATACCTGAAGGCCATCGAAAAATTCGGGTATTCGGCAAAGGTCGTCGCAACGGAGTAA
- a CDS encoding RNA ligase partner protein, whose protein sequence is MKQRFVLDTTAITDTGMRSKEGFENICVSANTILDLIAKARLKLEISCYVPYPSVYSELVSFMKRYGCEKEVFVKLDTWLIKKTPNRFEVKIPAEIFHEYITTVRQKINKAMRVAEEHIWESSAAGLKYERKDEVRDEVGDIISRFRDKFREVTRHGVLDSSPDLDVLLLAKELDAAVVSSDEGIKKWAEKMGLRFVEAKMFPRMLREYLRLVEGEFDENRKAEGDEGFFTSGDGEEETY, encoded by the coding sequence TTGAAGCAGCGCTTTGTTCTCGACACGACAGCCATCACGGATACCGGGATGAGGTCCAAGGAAGGTTTTGAAAATATATGCGTATCCGCAAATACGATTCTCGATTTAATAGCAAAGGCGAGGTTGAAGCTTGAGATAAGCTGCTACGTACCGTATCCGTCCGTTTATTCCGAGCTTGTCAGCTTCATGAAGAGATATGGCTGTGAAAAAGAGGTCTTCGTGAAGCTTGACACCTGGCTCATCAAAAAGACCCCCAACAGGTTCGAGGTCAAGATACCTGCCGAAATCTTTCATGAGTACATCACCACCGTACGGCAGAAAATAAACAAGGCCATGAGGGTTGCTGAGGAGCACATCTGGGAGAGTTCTGCAGCTGGATTGAAGTATGAGCGAAAAGACGAGGTGAGAGATGAGGTTGGCGACATCATCTCCAGATTCAGGGACAAGTTCAGGGAGGTTACGAGGCACGGGGTTCTCGATTCCTCGCCAGACCTTGATGTGCTCCTTCTTGCGAAGGAACTTGACGCTGCGGTGGTTTCAAGCGACGAGGGTATAAAGAAGTGGGCCGAAAAAATGGGTCTCAGGTTTGTTGAGGCGAAAATGTTTCCGAGAATGCTGAGAGAGTATCTGAGGCTTGTGGAGGGTGAATTTGATGAAAATCGAAAAGCCGAGGGGGACGAGGGATTTTTTACCTCAGGAGATGGAGAAGAGGAGACATATTGA
- a CDS encoding NOP5/NOP56 family protein has protein sequence MKYNLWFGVYEDGKLRKSENLKKSFITARNPEPLPFSPADVGREVFGDDYYGILRKTAIEVCRDLVEKELRREDRYVIALVRTLDELNNSINLLREKLRDLKEIRESEVVEVFEQRIRELEKFRMEIEREIEDVMRKIAPNVSEIVGEKIGARLLEKAGSLERLAEFPASTIQVIGAEKSLFKALSRIRKGKKAKVPKHGVIFQHPFIRNLPKKKRGKMARFIANKIAIAARMDYFKGELDEKLSEEVRKKYEQLSRK, from the coding sequence TTGAAATATAATCTCTGGTTTGGAGTTTACGAAGATGGAAAACTCAGAAAGTCTGAAAATCTGAAGAAATCGTTTATCACAGCACGCAACCCTGAGCCTCTGCCATTCTCACCTGCTGATGTCGGCAGGGAAGTCTTCGGAGATGATTATTACGGAATTTTGAGAAAAACTGCCATTGAGGTGTGCAGAGACCTTGTTGAGAAAGAGCTGAGGCGGGAAGATAGATACGTCATAGCCCTCGTAAGGACTCTGGACGAGCTGAACAATTCGATAAATCTCCTGAGAGAGAAGCTCAGGGATCTGAAAGAGATAAGGGAAAGTGAGGTTGTGGAAGTTTTCGAGCAGAGAATCAGGGAGCTTGAAAAATTCAGGATGGAGATAGAAAGGGAAATCGAAGATGTTATGCGGAAGATTGCTCCAAACGTAAGCGAAATTGTCGGAGAAAAAATTGGGGCAAGACTTCTTGAGAAGGCAGGTAGCCTCGAGAGGCTGGCGGAATTTCCAGCAAGCACCATACAGGTTATAGGAGCTGAGAAGTCCCTTTTCAAGGCTCTCTCAAGGATAAGGAAGGGGAAGAAAGCCAAGGTGCCAAAGCACGGCGTGATATTCCAGCATCCGTTCATAAGGAACCTGCCGAAAAAGAAAAGAGGAAAGATGGCAAGATTCATTGCAAATAAAATTGCCATAGCTGCGAGGATGGATTACTTTAAGGGTGAACTTGATGAAAAACTTTCTGAGGAGGTAAGAAAGAAGTATGAGCAGCTTTCAAGGAAGTGA
- the aroD gene encoding type I 3-dehydroquinate dehydratase codes for MKGRFVVTVRNFAEASQALRVADIIEFRLDLFPSYPEYDRIQTEKENIVTIRRKEDGGQFDGEEEDRLELLRKYSRYASYVDLEHELDDEVFLKFEKNNIIESYHNFAETPDYDVLKDIVEGRRGDIIKIATMGRSKEDVIKIMKLLTEYDNVVAFLMGRKYSFTRILSLLMGSPLIYCSLYNAVAPGQYDIYTARKILKMI; via the coding sequence TTGAAGGGTAGGTTTGTTGTGACTGTCAGAAACTTTGCGGAAGCTTCACAGGCACTGAGGGTTGCAGACATCATTGAGTTCAGACTTGATCTGTTTCCATCTTATCCGGAGTACGATAGAATTCAGACCGAGAAGGAAAACATAGTCACCATCAGAAGGAAAGAAGATGGGGGTCAGTTTGATGGTGAGGAGGAGGACAGGCTTGAGCTTCTCAGGAAATATTCCCGGTATGCCAGTTACGTGGACCTTGAACATGAGCTTGATGACGAGGTCTTTCTGAAGTTCGAGAAAAATAACATTATTGAGTCGTATCACAACTTTGCTGAAACGCCAGATTATGATGTCCTTAAGGACATAGTTGAGGGCAGGAGAGGGGACATTATCAAGATAGCGACCATGGGGCGGAGTAAGGAGGACGTGATTAAAATAATGAAACTTCTCACAGAATACGACAACGTTGTTGCGTTTCTCATGGGCAGGAAGTATTCGTTTACCAGAATTCTGTCCCTGCTTATGGGTTCTCCGCTCATTTACTGCTCGCTATACAATGCGGTAGCTCCCGGACAGTACGACATTTACACGGCGAGAAAAATACTGAAAATGATCTGA
- a CDS encoding 3-dehydroquinate synthase II → MKEVWLIDNGDSWEDVRDHVIDAIETGFTGVAVRRDFMEFARKLGNIEVEESTIEAISDADDQNRVAEMLEAGKRVFIEFENWKIIPLENLIAMRRKGKIIPVVETPDEAEVVLTTLERGADGFAIRPKSRELMREFAGIVERSEDLSLVEAEIFEIKKLGVGDRVCVDTITLMSPGEGMLVGNSAEFMFLVASESEESEYVASRPFRVNAGSVNAYIRVGSRTRYLAELRAGDEVEIVRFDGKTRKSFVGRVKIEKRPMILLRARFNGVSGSVILQNAETIKLVTPEGKHVSVAELKVGDRVLAYMGEKARHFGMAVEESIIEG, encoded by the coding sequence ATGAAAGAGGTATGGTTAATCGATAATGGCGATAGCTGGGAGGATGTAAGGGATCACGTGATAGACGCAATAGAAACAGGATTTACGGGTGTGGCTGTGAGACGGGATTTTATGGAGTTTGCCAGAAAGCTCGGAAATATTGAGGTTGAGGAGTCCACAATTGAAGCAATTTCAGATGCGGATGATCAAAACCGGGTTGCTGAGATGCTTGAGGCGGGTAAAAGGGTCTTCATTGAATTCGAAAACTGGAAAATAATTCCCCTTGAGAACCTGATAGCGATGAGGAGGAAGGGGAAGATAATTCCCGTTGTAGAGACACCTGATGAGGCCGAGGTGGTTCTCACAACTCTTGAGAGGGGTGCGGATGGTTTTGCCATAAGACCGAAAAGCAGAGAGCTGATGAGGGAGTTCGCCGGGATAGTGGAAAGGTCTGAAGACCTCAGTCTTGTTGAGGCAGAGATTTTTGAAATAAAAAAGCTTGGAGTGGGGGACAGGGTCTGTGTGGACACCATCACACTAATGTCACCCGGAGAAGGCATGCTTGTGGGAAACTCGGCGGAGTTCATGTTCCTCGTCGCAAGTGAAAGTGAGGAAAGCGAGTATGTTGCCTCCAGACCGTTTCGGGTCAACGCCGGAAGTGTGAATGCCTACATCAGGGTTGGGTCGAGAACCAGGTATCTGGCCGAGCTCAGGGCTGGGGACGAAGTCGAGATAGTGAGGTTTGACGGAAAAACGAGGAAAAGCTTTGTTGGAAGGGTCAAGATAGAAAAGAGACCAATGATTCTTCTCAGGGCGAGGTTTAACGGCGTTTCAGGCTCGGTAATCCTGCAAAACGCCGAAACGATAAAGCTGGTAACCCCTGAAGGGAAACACGTCAGTGTAGCGGAGCTGAAGGTGGGAGACAGGGTGCTTGCGTACATGGGCGAGAAGGCCAGACATTTTGGCATGGCGGTGGAGGAGAGCATAATTGAAGGGTAG
- a CDS encoding winged helix-turn-helix transcriptional regulator encodes MRLDEYDLKILELLRENSRLSYSDIGKALGMTRQTVKSRIEKLEQEGIIRKYTIEIEISAGKGNEFLAILNDVPDEKDFVEIFRIGKRKYLVRALVEKADELAKLCEKYEFEQIFPVIERRRGNELSKIPLSFRCDYCGKEAFERPLMYKRHNRVYVFCCPTCLDMFRESNYDS; translated from the coding sequence GTGCGGCTTGACGAATATGACCTGAAAATACTCGAACTGCTCAGGGAGAACTCAAGGCTATCCTACAGCGATATTGGAAAGGCTCTTGGGATGACAAGACAGACCGTGAAATCCAGGATAGAGAAGCTTGAGCAGGAAGGAATAATCAGGAAGTACACGATCGAGATCGAGATAAGTGCGGGGAAGGGCAATGAATTTCTTGCAATTTTAAATGATGTGCCTGATGAGAAGGACTTTGTGGAGATTTTCAGGATAGGCAAGAGGAAATACCTTGTGAGGGCGCTGGTGGAGAAGGCCGATGAACTTGCAAAGCTCTGTGAAAAATACGAGTTCGAACAGATTTTTCCGGTCATTGAGAGGCGCAGAGGTAATGAACTTTCGAAAATACCTCTGAGCTTCAGGTGCGATTACTGTGGAAAGGAGGCTTTCGAGAGGCCCCTGATGTACAAGAGACATAACCGGGTTTACGTCTTCTGCTGCCCAACATGTCTTGATATGTTCAGGGAATCAAATTACGATAGTTAA
- the hisS gene encoding histidine--tRNA ligase, translated as MKIEKPRGTRDFLPQEMEKRRHIENLMRKVAESFGYREIQTPTFEHLELFTLKSGEGIVEEIYAFRDKGGRDLALRPELTAPVMRMFVNECSVMPRPLRFYYFGNCFRYERPQRGRYREFWQFGVELIGSDKPESDAEVIYLAYRILRGLGIDFRLHVGHVGLLRKVLEGLDNADSAMRLIDKKDFDGLKVLLDERGKSADLFETVVRLSGCSTVEEAKEVYPEFDYSHVEKVSEILTELGVEFSLDFGIARGLDYYTGIVFEVYAEGLGAQKQICGGGSYRLARLFGGEDVPSTGFAIGFDRVVEVCSAEIPKRPVAVVVSFGDFVRGQKVAELLRNMGIDAVVDVMGRNVRKQLSFANSINADYAVFAGEEFEKGTVRIKDLRTEEQIDVDIGELESFFENRET; from the coding sequence ATGAAAATCGAAAAGCCGAGGGGGACGAGGGATTTTTTACCTCAGGAGATGGAGAAGAGGAGACATATTGAAAACCTGATGCGAAAGGTTGCCGAAAGTTTTGGGTACAGGGAAATTCAGACTCCGACCTTTGAACATTTAGAGCTTTTCACCCTGAAATCCGGGGAGGGTATCGTAGAGGAAATTTATGCCTTCAGGGACAAGGGAGGCAGGGATCTCGCTCTGAGGCCTGAGCTTACCGCTCCAGTTATGAGAATGTTCGTTAACGAATGCTCGGTTATGCCGAGACCCCTCAGGTTTTACTACTTTGGAAACTGCTTCAGGTATGAGAGGCCGCAGAGAGGGAGATACAGGGAATTCTGGCAGTTCGGAGTTGAGCTGATAGGGAGCGATAAACCTGAAAGTGATGCTGAGGTCATTTATCTGGCATACAGGATTTTAAGAGGTCTCGGCATAGATTTCAGGCTGCATGTTGGACACGTGGGGTTGCTGAGAAAGGTGCTTGAGGGTCTTGACAACGCTGACAGTGCAATGAGGCTGATCGATAAAAAGGATTTTGATGGGCTGAAGGTTTTGCTGGATGAAAGGGGAAAATCAGCAGACCTGTTCGAGACTGTGGTTCGACTTTCAGGATGCAGCACCGTAGAGGAGGCAAAAGAGGTTTATCCGGAATTTGACTACTCTCACGTTGAAAAAGTTTCTGAGATTCTCACAGAACTCGGAGTTGAATTCAGTCTGGATTTCGGGATAGCGAGGGGTCTGGACTACTACACGGGGATAGTCTTTGAGGTTTATGCTGAAGGTCTTGGAGCGCAGAAGCAGATATGTGGCGGGGGGTCTTACAGACTCGCAAGACTTTTTGGTGGCGAGGATGTGCCGTCAACCGGGTTTGCCATAGGATTTGACAGGGTGGTAGAGGTATGCAGTGCTGAAATTCCGAAAAGACCGGTGGCTGTGGTTGTGAGCTTTGGGGACTTCGTCAGAGGTCAGAAGGTTGCCGAGCTTTTGAGGAACATGGGAATAGATGCTGTTGTGGATGTCATGGGCCGGAACGTCAGAAAGCAACTGAGCTTTGCAAATTCAATCAATGCAGATTATGCAGTCTTTGCGGGAGAGGAGTTTGAAAAGGGAACAGTCAGAATCAAAGATTTAAGGACGGAAGAACAGATTGATGTTGATATTGGGGAACTTGAGAGCTTCTTTGAAAATAGAGAGACCTGA
- a CDS encoding metal-dependent hydrolase, with protein sequence MLKKTHLIASFTPVFIFTGNLEYALIASTFGVISDLDLVIGIKHRTVTHSLIFAILVALLSGIINPAYGILALYGILNHIILDMLTRSGVELYWPLKRRVRISGFSYNSVIPNYTIILACILALYYYSAEKIEVISGLSIFKEALKFPNININLFFRP encoded by the coding sequence ATGCTCAAAAAAACACATCTGATCGCATCATTTACACCTGTGTTCATATTCACCGGAAACCTGGAATACGCACTCATTGCATCCACATTTGGAGTTATCAGCGATCTGGACCTGGTTATTGGAATAAAACACAGAACAGTGACGCACTCACTGATCTTTGCAATACTGGTTGCATTGCTTTCAGGCATCATCAACCCGGCATACGGAATTCTTGCCCTTTACGGAATCCTGAACCACATAATTCTGGACATGCTCACAAGATCAGGAGTCGAACTTTACTGGCCCCTTAAACGAAGGGTCAGGATATCCGGATTCTCCTACAACAGTGTCATTCCAAATTACACCATAATCCTCGCCTGCATACTGGCACTTTATTACTATTCGGCAGAAAAAATTGAAGTGATTTCAGGTCTCTCTATTTTCAAAGAAGCTCTCAAGTTCCCCAATATCAACATCAATCTGTTCTTCCGTCCTTAA
- a CDS encoding beta-ribofuranosylaminobenzene 5'-phosphate synthase, whose protein sequence is MRIKAPSRIHITLVDLNGAVGRVDGGVGLTLESPGFVIRARKGDEVRVEGEAEFAERGKAVLEKFQKKFGYGLEVEIERAYPSHIGLGSGTQLALSVGKAYSLVNGIELSVREIAELAGRGGTSGIGVAAFELGGFIVDGGHAMKEKNSFLPSSFSRAKPAPVIARHDFPDWDVYLIIPDEKGFAGMREKHLFEKNTPVSLQDVRELAHIILMKLLPAVVEHDLDEFANAIHAIQYLGFKRAEVSQYGTLIFDLIEVLRDYGAAGMSSTGPTVYFVGDRDGIDAAKSYFKEKEIGVEIIKTKARNRGAEVEI, encoded by the coding sequence ATGAGGATTAAAGCCCCGTCAAGGATCCACATAACGCTTGTGGACCTCAACGGAGCCGTTGGAAGGGTCGATGGTGGCGTTGGTCTGACTCTGGAGAGTCCCGGGTTTGTTATCAGAGCCAGGAAAGGCGATGAGGTTCGGGTTGAGGGTGAAGCAGAATTTGCTGAAAGGGGCAAAGCTGTTCTCGAGAAATTTCAGAAAAAATTCGGTTATGGCCTTGAGGTGGAAATTGAGAGAGCTTACCCCTCTCACATCGGTCTGGGGAGCGGGACCCAGCTTGCCCTTTCGGTTGGAAAGGCGTACAGTCTGGTTAATGGAATTGAGCTGAGTGTAAGGGAGATTGCGGAGCTTGCTGGCAGAGGTGGAACATCCGGTATAGGAGTCGCGGCATTTGAGCTTGGTGGTTTCATCGTGGACGGCGGACACGCCATGAAGGAGAAAAACAGTTTTCTCCCGTCGTCATTCAGCAGGGCAAAGCCGGCACCCGTTATTGCGAGGCACGACTTTCCGGACTGGGATGTGTATCTGATAATCCCTGACGAAAAGGGTTTTGCAGGTATGCGGGAAAAGCATCTGTTTGAAAAAAATACGCCCGTCTCCCTGCAGGACGTGAGGGAGCTTGCTCACATAATTCTCATGAAACTCCTTCCTGCCGTGGTTGAACATGACCTTGATGAATTCGCCAACGCAATTCACGCGATTCAGTACCTGGGATTCAAGAGGGCAGAGGTCAGCCAGTATGGAACGCTTATCTTCGACCTCATAGAGGTTTTGAGAGACTATGGTGCTGCGGGAATGTCGTCAACCGGACCAACGGTTTATTTCGTGGGGGACAGAGATGGCATTGACGCCGCGAAAAGTTATTTCAAGGAAAAGGAAATAGGAGTTGAAATTATAAAAACAAAAGCGAGAAACAGGGGGGCTGAAGTTGAAATATAA